A part of Rhopalosiphum maidis isolate BTI-1 chromosome 3, ASM367621v3, whole genome shotgun sequence genomic DNA contains:
- the LOC113559391 gene encoding uncharacterized protein LOC113559391 → MDSLISHVGKYQHPTLMDWRRSRILQKAVRQITQVTLIHEFTFLTRGIVSTAYVANGLEDAENNTCYMQYGSTAVHLRNSDAWIHLSHTWESINILCCKWTRRC, encoded by the exons ATGGATTCACTtatctcacacgtgggaaagtatcaacatcctacattAATGGACTGGAGGAGGTCGAGAATATTGCAG aaggcAGTacggcagatcactcaagtcaCGCTGATACATGAATTCACATTTCTCACGCGTGGGATAGTATCAACAGCCTACGTTgcaaatggactagaagatgctgagaataatacgtgttatatgcaat atggcagtacggCAGTTCACTTAAGGAATTCTGACGCATGGATTCACTtatctcacacgtgggaaagtatcaacatcctatgttgcaaatggactagaagatgctga